A genomic segment from Amphiura filiformis chromosome 10, Afil_fr2py, whole genome shotgun sequence encodes:
- the LOC140163332 gene encoding late histone H2B.2.1-like yields MSPKASGKGAKKAGKARGRPAGVAGKRRRRRKESYGIYIYKVLKQVHPDTGISSRAMSIMNSFVNDIFDRIAGEASRLANYNKKSTISSREVQTAVRLLLPGELAKHAVSEGTKAVTKYTTS; encoded by the coding sequence ATGTCTCCCAAAGCAAGTGGTAAAGGTGCGAAGAAAGCAGGAAAGGCTCGGGGTCGCCCAGCCGGGGTTGCTGGTAAAAGACGTAGGCGCAGAAAGGAAAGCTACGGTATCTACATCTACAAGGTGTTGAAGCAGGTTCATCCAGACACTGGTATATCAAGCCGTGCCATGAGCATCATGAACAGTTTCGTCAACGACATCTTCGATCGCATCGCCGGGGAAGCTTCTCGCCTAGCTAATTACAACAAGAAGTCCACGATCAGCAGCCGAGAGGTACAGACTGCTGTCCGTCTTCTTCTACCTGGAGAGCTGGCCAAACACGCTGTCAGCGAAGGCACAAAGGCTGTCACCAAATATACAACGTCCTAG
- the LOC140162095 gene encoding histone H4-like, which produces MSGRGKGGKRLGKGGAKRHRKVLRDNIQGITKPAIRRLARRGGLKRISGLIYEETRGVLKVFLENVIRDAVTYCEHAKRKTVTAMDVVYALKRQGRTLYGFGG; this is translated from the coding sequence ATGTCTGGCCGTGGTAAAGGAGGAAAGAGACTTGGAAAAGGTGGCGCCAAACGTCATCGCAAGGTCTTGCGTGATAACATCCAGGGTATCACCAAACCAGCTATCCGCCGTCTGGCCCGTCGTGGTGGTTTGAAACGTATCTCCGGTCTTATCTATGAAGAGACCCGTGGTGTGTTGAAGGTCTTCCTCGAGAATGTCATCCGTGATGCAGTTACATATTGCGAGCATGCCAAGAGAAAGACGGTCACAGCAATGGACGTCGTCTACGCTCTGAAACGCCAAGGGCGTACCTTGTACGGATTCGGCGGTTAA